Proteins found in one Hypericibacter terrae genomic segment:
- a CDS encoding gamma-glutamyl-gamma-aminobutyrate hydrolase family protein produces MSAPTKRPTIGVTLDSEEPGGYSKFPWYAARQNYADAVVKAGGLPLFLPHEPDQVEEYLALIDGLVVTGGAFDIDPALFGAAEKHPTVKLKGRRTQFEWKITQRAIESDLPVLGICGGQQLLNVVLGGTLIQHIPDEVEAPLAHEQPNPRDEPGHSVTVEKGTLLHKITGAASLEVNSAHHQAAKAVGPGVRINATAEDGVIEGIEDPRHRFVLGVQWHPEFSISSGDEKIFRAFIEAAR; encoded by the coding sequence ATGAGTGCCCCGACCAAGCGCCCGACCATCGGCGTGACGCTCGATTCCGAGGAGCCGGGCGGCTACTCCAAATTCCCCTGGTATGCCGCGCGGCAGAACTATGCCGACGCGGTGGTGAAGGCGGGCGGGCTGCCCCTCTTCCTGCCGCATGAGCCCGACCAGGTGGAGGAGTATCTGGCCCTCATCGACGGCCTCGTCGTCACCGGCGGCGCCTTCGACATCGATCCGGCGCTGTTCGGCGCGGCCGAGAAGCATCCGACGGTCAAGCTCAAGGGCCGGCGCACCCAGTTCGAATGGAAGATCACCCAGCGCGCGATCGAGAGCGACCTCCCCGTGCTCGGCATCTGCGGCGGGCAGCAATTGCTCAACGTCGTGCTGGGCGGCACCCTGATCCAGCATATCCCCGACGAGGTCGAGGCGCCGCTCGCCCATGAGCAGCCCAACCCGCGCGACGAGCCGGGCCACAGCGTCACGGTCGAGAAGGGCACGCTGCTCCACAAGATCACCGGCGCCGCCTCGCTCGAGGTCAACAGCGCCCACCACCAGGCCGCCAAGGCCGTGGGGCCGGGCGTCAGGATCAACGCCACCGCCGAGGACGGCGTGATCGAAGGCATCGAGGACCCGCGCCACCGCTTCGTTCTCGGCGTGCAGTGGCATCCGGAGTTCTCGATCAGCAGCGGCGACGAGAAGATCTTCCGGGCGTTCATCGAGGCGGCACGGTAG
- a CDS encoding homocysteine S-methyltransferase family protein: MIPTLPLPDRTVLLDGGMGRELRNRGVPILDTIWSANGLIVAPDTVRRVHEDYIAAGAEIITTNSYGIIRAELAKEGIEHRCAELNHIAGALAQEARDRSGRKVFIAGSLPPLRGSYRPDRVGSFAEIEPLYEEQASLLAPYCDVMLCETMSSASEAVAAATAAAMTGLPVWVSWTLHEDNSGRLRSGETVTEAARAIAHLPVSAFLVNCCSPESITAAMPALARLPGGIVGGYANAFRPVPPDWDMERDGLLALRDDLDPESYAEHAGHWHDAGARIVGGCCGTGPAHIARLKALTETKR, translated from the coding sequence ATGATCCCGACCCTGCCCCTGCCCGACCGGACCGTACTGCTTGATGGCGGCATGGGGCGCGAGCTGCGCAATCGCGGGGTGCCGATCCTCGACACCATCTGGTCGGCCAACGGGCTGATCGTGGCGCCCGACACGGTGCGCCGGGTGCATGAGGACTACATCGCGGCCGGGGCCGAGATCATCACGACCAACAGCTACGGGATCATCCGCGCCGAGCTCGCCAAGGAAGGGATCGAGCATCGCTGCGCCGAGCTCAACCACATCGCGGGCGCGCTGGCCCAGGAGGCGCGCGACCGGTCGGGGCGCAAGGTCTTCATCGCGGGCTCCCTACCGCCGCTTCGCGGCAGCTACCGGCCCGACCGGGTCGGGAGCTTCGCCGAGATCGAGCCGCTCTATGAGGAGCAGGCGTCGCTGCTCGCCCCCTATTGCGACGTGATGCTGTGCGAGACCATGTCGAGCGCTTCCGAGGCGGTAGCGGCCGCCACCGCCGCCGCCATGACGGGCCTGCCGGTCTGGGTGAGCTGGACGCTGCACGAGGACAATTCGGGGCGCCTGCGCTCGGGCGAGACCGTGACGGAGGCCGCCAGGGCGATCGCGCATCTGCCGGTCTCGGCCTTCCTCGTCAATTGCTGCAGCCCGGAGAGCATCACCGCCGCCATGCCCGCGCTGGCGCGGCTTCCGGGCGGGATCGTGGGCGGCTATGCCAACGCCTTCCGGCCGGTGCCGCCCGACTGGGACATGGAGCGCGACGGGCTTCTCGCCTTGCGCGACGACCTCGATCCGGAGTCCTATGCGGAACATGCGGGCCATTGGCATGACGCCGGCGCCAGGATCGTCGGCGGCTGCTGCGGCACCGGGCCGGCGCATATCGCGCGGCTCAAGGCCCTGACGGAGACGAAACGATGA
- a CDS encoding carbonic anhydrase — protein sequence MIVSTRPDANPLGCLCQEHCLGHPETSDSLSKSERNALYLSRRGLLRSGMAAGAAGLLLGAGVEMAAPRTALAQSTMSPDEALQALMDGNQRFISRKMTSDKEDLAILQANTVDKQEPFASVLSCADSRVPVELLFDQSIGHVFVNRVAGNIATSEIIGSIEYGVAVLGTRVLMVLGHSSCGAAKAAITAKAVPGQISSLYRYIRPAVDAAGGDLVKTIQANAEIQARLLKESSPVIAEAIKGGKLKVVAAYYDLASGKVALLG from the coding sequence ATGATCGTCTCGACACGCCCGGATGCCAATCCGCTGGGCTGCCTCTGCCAGGAACATTGTCTTGGTCATCCTGAGACCAGCGACAGCCTGTCCAAGAGCGAACGCAACGCGCTGTATCTCTCCCGCCGCGGTCTCCTGCGCTCCGGCATGGCCGCCGGTGCCGCCGGCTTGCTGCTCGGCGCCGGCGTCGAGATGGCCGCGCCCCGCACCGCATTGGCGCAAAGCACGATGTCGCCCGACGAAGCGCTGCAGGCGCTGATGGACGGCAACCAGCGCTTCATCAGCCGCAAGATGACCTCCGACAAGGAGGATCTGGCGATCCTGCAGGCCAATACGGTCGACAAGCAGGAGCCCTTCGCCTCGGTGCTGTCCTGCGCCGATTCGCGGGTGCCGGTCGAGCTGCTGTTCGACCAGAGCATCGGCCATGTCTTCGTCAACCGCGTCGCCGGCAACATCGCGACCTCGGAGATCATCGGCAGCATCGAATATGGCGTGGCGGTGCTGGGCACGCGCGTGCTGATGGTGCTGGGACACTCCTCCTGCGGCGCGGCCAAGGCCGCGATCACGGCCAAGGCCGTGCCGGGCCAGATCAGCTCGCTCTATCGCTATATCCGCCCGGCGGTGGACGCGGCCGGCGGTGATCTCGTGAAAACCATCCAGGCCAATGCGGAGATCCAGGCCAGGCTGTTGAAGGAATCCTCACCCGTCATCGCCGAGGCGATCAAGGGCGGCAAGCTCAAGGTCGTGGCCGCCTATTACGATCTGGCGTCGGGCAAAGTGGCGCTGCTGGGCTGA
- a CDS encoding DUF6675 family protein, producing MDLDARTLAVSGGQRARRGFWLGVLLPAVMALAAVGFGVPAFAAAGSLPAPPCATGAASDAAAFADPPKARIWHSRDLGDWRPPACFGWPPMDLNLVTALSGTFAFDGGGDELLARFGAASDWKGIRYWSASDRRWETFITDSTALEGFEHQQRRPDFTLAELKSGTDFYFLRADNRSSKPVVYRMQVAEAGPDRLVVKIGNVSPITALVFTLFDSGDIQSTYFLEKIGPGRWGYYALTVMHEGAMVIGNQDESYLTRTIAIFRHLAGIPTDQEPPLVP from the coding sequence ATGGATCTGGACGCCCGGACATTGGCGGTGAGCGGCGGGCAGCGCGCGCGGCGGGGCTTCTGGCTCGGGGTCCTGCTGCCGGCGGTGATGGCGCTGGCGGCTGTCGGGTTCGGGGTGCCGGCCTTTGCCGCGGCGGGGTCCCTCCCGGCGCCGCCCTGCGCGACGGGCGCGGCGTCCGATGCCGCCGCCTTCGCCGATCCGCCGAAAGCCCGGATCTGGCACTCCCGCGATCTCGGGGACTGGCGGCCGCCGGCCTGCTTCGGCTGGCCCCCGATGGATCTGAACCTTGTGACCGCGCTCTCGGGAACCTTCGCGTTCGACGGCGGCGGCGACGAGCTGCTGGCACGTTTCGGCGCGGCGTCGGACTGGAAGGGGATCCGCTACTGGTCGGCCTCGGATCGGCGCTGGGAGACCTTCATCACCGACTCCACGGCGCTGGAGGGTTTCGAGCACCAACAGCGCCGGCCCGACTTCACGCTGGCGGAACTGAAGAGCGGCACCGATTTCTACTTCCTGCGCGCCGACAACCGGAGCTCCAAGCCAGTCGTCTATCGCATGCAGGTCGCCGAGGCCGGGCCCGACCGCCTGGTCGTGAAGATCGGGAATGTCAGCCCGATCACGGCCCTGGTCTTCACCCTGTTCGATTCCGGCGACATCCAGTCGACCTACTTCCTCGAGAAGATCGGCCCGGGCCGCTGGGGCTATTACGCCCTCACCGTGATGCATGAAGGCGCCATGGTGATCGGCAACCAGGACGAGTCCTATCTGACCCGTACCATAGCCATCTTCCGGCATCTCGCCGGCATCCCCACCGACCAGGAACCGCCGCTGGTGCCGTAG
- a CDS encoding transporter substrate-binding domain-containing protein translates to MPARHRAVAIALAALATGLFTLAAPADTPSTTVHIGLRTPVRIALRNPADSPAESAATIGFEKELANDLCARMAVNCEIVSGRGDASVAGLLAWRADMLMAWLPVTQAQKQTIDFGAAYALERHGLAVLDPGPLANLLGTGKVLSLTGTPQDAQTAVADLRGALAGNTVGALAGSADLAFLQSQFAEVRTRAYPTAEAMMRDLAAGRLDAVMGSATWLQAMLALPGDKKLALSGPQFAEDERFGFGIAAGFRKSDTTLRNFFDRAISTAIGDGTLERLSLKWFKTDLAPKRCFCKPF, encoded by the coding sequence GTGCCGGCACGCCACCGCGCCGTCGCGATCGCGCTCGCCGCTCTCGCGACCGGTCTTTTCACGCTGGCCGCTCCCGCCGACACGCCCTCCACGACCGTCCACATCGGCTTACGGACCCCGGTCCGCATCGCCCTGCGGAACCCGGCCGACAGCCCGGCCGAGAGCGCCGCCACCATCGGCTTCGAGAAGGAGCTCGCGAACGATCTCTGCGCGCGCATGGCGGTGAACTGCGAGATCGTTTCCGGGAGGGGTGACGCCAGCGTCGCGGGGTTGCTGGCATGGCGCGCCGACATGCTGATGGCCTGGCTGCCCGTAACCCAGGCGCAGAAACAGACGATCGATTTCGGCGCCGCCTACGCGCTTGAGCGGCATGGGCTGGCCGTGCTCGATCCCGGGCCGCTCGCGAACCTGCTCGGCACCGGCAAGGTGTTGTCGCTGACCGGGACCCCGCAGGACGCGCAGACGGCGGTCGCCGATCTGCGCGGCGCCCTCGCGGGAAATACCGTGGGCGCGCTGGCGGGGAGCGCCGACCTCGCCTTCCTGCAAAGCCAGTTCGCCGAGGTCAGGACCCGGGCCTATCCCACCGCCGAAGCGATGATGCGGGATCTGGCGGCGGGCCGCCTCGACGCCGTGATGGGATCGGCCACCTGGCTACAGGCGATGCTGGCGTTGCCGGGCGACAAAAAGCTGGCGCTGAGCGGCCCGCAATTCGCCGAAGACGAACGCTTCGGCTTCGGCATTGCCGCCGGGTTCCGGAAATCGGACACAACGCTGCGCAACTTCTTCGACCGCGCGATCTCGACCGCGATCGGCGACGGCACCCTCGAGCGCCTGTCGTTGAAATGGTTCAAGACCGACCTCGCGCCGAAGCGCTGCTTCTGCAAGCCGTTCTGA
- a CDS encoding ABC transporter permease — translation MMKRNAHTDPMIGYAIFYLVFLYGPVLLLPLFSFNDSIFVAFPLKGFTFQWYVAMATNDALIQALTNSLKVGISASVISTILGILAAKAMTRYRLPGRGPVSGLILLPLVIPSIILGIALLVLALNVFKIEPSLYTIVAGHVLICVPFAMLVMMSRLEGFDRNLEEASADLGENGWQTFWRVTFPLAMPGIVASLLLCFTTSFDEFLLAFFLAGNEATLPLFIFSQLRLPNQLPSVLALGSCILGVSFLVVFLSERTRRVGLQRKPTATAEAAS, via the coding sequence ATGATGAAGCGCAACGCCCATACCGATCCGATGATCGGCTATGCCATCTTCTATCTCGTCTTCCTCTACGGGCCGGTGCTGCTGCTGCCGCTGTTCTCCTTCAACGACAGCATCTTCGTCGCCTTCCCGCTGAAAGGGTTCACCTTCCAGTGGTACGTCGCGATGGCCACCAACGACGCGCTGATCCAGGCCCTGACCAACAGCCTGAAGGTGGGAATCTCAGCCTCCGTCATCAGCACGATCCTCGGCATCCTTGCGGCCAAGGCCATGACCCGCTATCGCCTTCCGGGCCGCGGGCCCGTGAGCGGCCTGATCCTGCTGCCGCTGGTCATTCCCAGCATCATCCTCGGCATCGCGCTCCTGGTGCTGGCGCTCAATGTCTTCAAGATCGAGCCGTCGCTCTACACCATCGTCGCCGGCCATGTGCTGATCTGCGTGCCCTTCGCCATGCTGGTGATGATGTCCCGCCTCGAGGGCTTCGACAGGAATCTGGAAGAGGCCTCGGCCGATCTCGGCGAGAACGGGTGGCAGACCTTCTGGCGCGTCACCTTCCCGCTCGCCATGCCCGGGATCGTGGCGAGCCTGCTGCTCTGCTTCACTACCTCCTTCGACGAGTTCCTGCTGGCCTTCTTCCTCGCCGGCAACGAGGCGACGCTGCCGCTCTTCATCTTCAGCCAGCTGCGCCTGCCCAACCAGCTGCCGAGCGTGCTGGCGCTGGGCTCCTGCATCCTCGGCGTCTCGTTCCTGGTCGTGTTCCTGTCCGAGCGGACGCGGCGCGTGGGCCTGCAGAGGAAACCGACGGCAACCGCCGAGGCGGCGTCCTGA
- a CDS encoding ABC transporter permease, which translates to MVSASETLPSHAMPPLPAGQRLRAWLYRNEAVRGYLLLSPTLLVMVGLMVLPLLGMLAMSFFTQKYVTIDYSFTLDNYWTIFEPSSTPAYFLGIPFYLHKPIYLLLLFKSILISLASTAAVVLLAYPMAYFLAFRVTKHKMAWLILITVPFWTSYLLRVFAWKIILGYNGVINSGLVSLGIIDKPLEFLLYNPFAVIITLAHAWAAVAILPIYVSLEKIDRSLLEAATDLGDSRLERFLRITLPLSLPGTIAASLLVFIPTVGDYITPTLVGGTSGIMIGNVVQSLFSKGNNAPLAAAVSVVSMMTITIMVCIFLWSVGRSRMTRREI; encoded by the coding sequence ATGGTCAGCGCATCCGAGACCCTGCCTTCCCATGCCATGCCGCCGCTGCCGGCCGGGCAGCGGCTGCGCGCCTGGCTCTATCGCAACGAAGCCGTCCGCGGCTATCTGCTGCTGTCGCCCACTCTGCTGGTGATGGTGGGGCTGATGGTCCTGCCGCTGCTCGGCATGCTCGCGATGTCCTTCTTCACCCAGAAATATGTGACGATCGACTACAGCTTCACGCTCGACAATTACTGGACGATCTTCGAGCCTTCCTCCACGCCCGCCTATTTCCTCGGCATTCCCTTCTATCTCCACAAGCCGATCTATCTCCTGCTGCTGTTCAAATCGATCCTGATCTCGCTGGCCTCGACCGCCGCGGTCGTGCTGCTGGCCTATCCCATGGCCTATTTCCTGGCCTTCCGGGTGACGAAGCACAAGATGGCCTGGCTGATCCTGATCACGGTGCCCTTCTGGACCAGCTACCTGCTCCGCGTCTTCGCCTGGAAGATCATCCTCGGCTATAACGGCGTCATCAATTCGGGACTGGTCAGCCTGGGGATCATCGACAAGCCGCTCGAGTTCCTGCTCTACAATCCCTTCGCGGTCATCATCACGCTGGCCCATGCCTGGGCCGCGGTCGCGATCCTGCCGATCTATGTCTCGCTCGAGAAGATCGACCGCTCGCTGCTCGAGGCCGCGACCGATCTCGGCGACAGCCGGCTGGAACGCTTCCTGCGCATCACCCTGCCGCTCTCGCTCCCCGGCACGATCGCCGCCAGCCTGCTGGTCTTCATCCCGACGGTCGGCGACTACATCACGCCGACGCTGGTCGGCGGCACCAGCGGCATCATGATCGGCAATGTGGTGCAGTCGCTCTTCAGCAAGGGCAACAACGCGCCGCTCGCCGCCGCCGTCTCGGTGGTGTCGATGATGACGATCACGATCATGGTCTGCATCTTCCTCTGGTCGGTGGGCCGGTCCCGCATGACGCGCCGGGAGATCTGA
- a CDS encoding ABC transporter substrate-binding protein, with protein METKRDIEKFIDEIKYGRMTRRKFARAMASVGLAVAIMPTGRTRALADDSVPTVFTWSGYDAPEMHGEFDKKYGKAPNFSIWGDEEEAESKMRSGFHPEMVMPCSYKVNKWNDLGFLRPIDTARLEHWPEIIPALDNVPDTVIGGKRMWVPAWWGLTSVTFRTDLAPEYVPADKHTWGILWDEKYKGRLSMIDSLIDGVMAAAIYSGAKDPFNMTDAEVAKLKELMIKQRPLLRFYTNDNTGWQQALASGELVAADSWNDTILNLSKQGIPSMFMIPKEGPMTWTCGIAMTAWVKPEMENMVYDLVNAYLSVDTGIYWVNTFGMGHSNKNVYSHLSADELTKRGLTPGDIDAYIKAGHFQATIKNEPVLQAMYEEVKAGI; from the coding sequence ATGGAGACCAAACGCGATATCGAGAAATTCATCGACGAGATCAAATACGGGCGCATGACGCGCCGCAAATTCGCCCGCGCCATGGCTTCGGTGGGCCTGGCCGTGGCGATCATGCCGACGGGACGCACCCGGGCGCTCGCCGACGACAGCGTGCCGACCGTCTTCACCTGGAGCGGCTATGACGCTCCCGAGATGCACGGCGAGTTCGACAAGAAGTACGGCAAGGCCCCCAACTTCTCGATCTGGGGCGACGAGGAGGAAGCGGAGTCGAAGATGCGCTCGGGCTTCCATCCCGAGATGGTCATGCCCTGCTCCTACAAGGTCAACAAGTGGAACGACCTCGGTTTCCTGAGACCGATCGACACCGCGCGGCTCGAGCACTGGCCCGAGATCATTCCCGCGCTCGACAACGTGCCGGACACGGTCATCGGCGGCAAACGCATGTGGGTCCCCGCCTGGTGGGGCCTCACCTCGGTGACCTTCCGCACCGACCTCGCGCCCGAATATGTGCCGGCCGACAAGCACACCTGGGGCATCCTCTGGGACGAGAAGTACAAGGGCCGGCTCTCCATGATCGACAGCCTGATCGACGGCGTCATGGCGGCGGCGATCTATTCGGGCGCCAAGGATCCGTTCAACATGACGGATGCCGAGGTGGCGAAACTCAAGGAACTCATGATCAAGCAGCGTCCGCTGCTGCGTTTCTATACCAACGACAACACCGGCTGGCAGCAGGCGCTCGCCAGCGGCGAGCTCGTGGCCGCGGATTCCTGGAACGACACCATCCTCAACCTCTCCAAGCAGGGCATTCCCTCCATGTTCATGATCCCCAAGGAGGGGCCCATGACCTGGACCTGCGGCATCGCCATGACCGCCTGGGTGAAGCCCGAGATGGAGAACATGGTCTACGACCTGGTCAACGCCTATCTCAGCGTCGACACCGGCATCTACTGGGTCAACACGTTCGGCATGGGTCATTCGAACAAGAACGTCTATTCGCATCTCTCGGCCGACGAGCTCACCAAGCGCGGCCTCACGCCGGGCGACATCGACGCCTACATCAAGGCAGGCCATTTCCAGGCCACGATCAAGAACGAGCCGGTGCTTCAGGCCATGTATGAGGAGGTCAAGGCCGGTATCTAG
- a CDS encoding DUF6629 family protein — translation MCFSATASFTAAGIIGAIGVVTLTRARNPRELPLAAAPLLFALQQATEGLLWLQLPLAPEGAISTGLTLVYLLFSNVFWPVYAPLAVFLIEPSAARRRPMAVGLAAGTCVAAYLLWTILALPHGALIRGGHIIYVTQTRQHILVAAGYIAAVSLPLLASSQRTVVILGAIVFAGCAIAYAFYWEGFVSVWCFFAAGASGVIVFHFEKQRRARLLAARI, via the coding sequence ATGTGCTTCTCGGCCACCGCGAGTTTCACCGCCGCCGGCATCATCGGCGCCATCGGCGTCGTGACGCTCACCCGGGCGCGGAACCCGCGGGAGCTGCCCCTGGCGGCCGCGCCCCTCCTCTTCGCCCTGCAACAGGCGACCGAGGGGCTGCTCTGGCTGCAGCTGCCGCTGGCGCCCGAAGGCGCCATCTCGACCGGCCTGACCCTCGTCTATCTGCTGTTCTCGAACGTGTTCTGGCCGGTCTATGCGCCGTTGGCCGTGTTCCTGATCGAGCCCAGTGCGGCCCGCCGCCGCCCCATGGCGGTCGGGCTCGCCGCGGGCACCTGCGTCGCCGCCTATCTGCTCTGGACGATCCTGGCGCTGCCGCATGGCGCGCTCATTCGCGGCGGCCATATCATCTATGTGACGCAGACGCGCCAGCACATCCTGGTCGCCGCCGGCTATATCGCGGCGGTCAGTCTCCCTCTGCTGGCCTCCTCGCAGCGGACGGTGGTGATCCTGGGCGCCATCGTCTTCGCCGGCTGCGCGATCGCCTATGCCTTCTATTGGGAAGGTTTCGTCTCGGTCTGGTGCTTCTTCGCGGCGGGCGCCAGCGGCGTGATCGTGTTCCATTTCGAGAAGCAGCGCCGCGCGCGCCTCCTCGCCGCCCGCATCTGA
- a CDS encoding universal stress protein: MKIVVPVDGSDPSLRAVKHALAMAKGARSAEILLVTVQNMVALGASDIGVLDPSLVVQAARRNGERALRKAIALAKAAKIRFSTRNEMGAIAETVERIARKEKADQIVMGTRGLGGVRGLLLGSVTTQLVHLATVPVTLVK, encoded by the coding sequence ATGAAGATCGTGGTGCCCGTCGACGGCTCGGACCCGTCATTGCGCGCTGTGAAGCATGCGCTCGCGATGGCCAAGGGTGCGCGCAGCGCGGAGATCCTGCTGGTCACGGTGCAGAACATGGTGGCGCTCGGCGCCAGCGACATCGGCGTCCTGGACCCGTCGCTGGTGGTCCAGGCCGCGCGGCGAAACGGCGAGAGGGCGCTGCGCAAGGCGATCGCGCTGGCCAAGGCCGCGAAGATTCGCTTCTCCACCCGCAACGAGATGGGCGCGATCGCCGAAACGGTGGAGCGGATCGCGCGCAAGGAGAAGGCCGACCAGATCGTAATGGGAACGCGCGGTCTCGGCGGCGTGCGCGGCCTGCTGCTGGGCTCGGTGACGACCCAGCTCGTTCACCTCGCGACGGTGCCGGTCACCTTGGTCAAATGA
- a CDS encoding universal stress protein produces the protein MKILVPVDGSPPSLRAVRLAIRMTREDPGSAIALVNVQNTGTLEFGDLGASTPVLLQQRVLREGAQALRKAIALCKAAKVKFSADVEIGPTAGTAIRLGRKKRAEHIVMGTRGLGGVRGLLLGSVATQLIHLARVPVTLVK, from the coding sequence ATGAAGATCCTGGTCCCGGTCGACGGCTCGCCGCCTTCGCTGCGGGCGGTGCGGCTCGCGATCCGGATGACGCGCGAGGACCCGGGCTCCGCGATCGCGCTCGTCAATGTGCAGAACACCGGCACGCTCGAGTTCGGCGACCTCGGTGCTTCCACGCCGGTCCTGCTGCAGCAACGGGTCTTGCGCGAAGGCGCCCAGGCGCTGCGGAAGGCAATCGCGCTCTGCAAGGCCGCCAAGGTCAAGTTCAGCGCCGATGTCGAGATCGGCCCGACCGCGGGGACGGCGATCCGGCTGGGCAGGAAGAAGCGCGCCGAGCATATCGTTATGGGCACGCGCGGCCTCGGCGGCGTGCGCGGCCTGCTGCTGGGCTCGGTCGCGACCCAGCTCATCCACCTCGCGCGGGTACCCGTCACGCTGGTGAAGTAG
- a CDS encoding DUF1254 domain-containing protein encodes MKTSRRAALIGGLGLLAGAALTRPARAEFGELGTLGEGLEDFWLATDAYIFGYPLVTMEMTRRVLTNVAAPEGTHAPMGQIIKLREYPDASFKDVTAPNADTLYTTAFFDVGQEPWVLSIPDMKGRYALMPMLDGWTNVFQVPGKRTTGTGAQTYAITGPGWSGTLPAGVKQYKSPTDIVWLLGRIYCTGTPEDYAAVHALQDEFKLVPLSSYGKDYTPPVGTVDPSIDMKTAVREQVNAMDADAYFTLLAQLMKRNPPAAADAAEVARYARIGLVPGQDFDPGKLDADFKKRIPTIAFDRIMLQFKVNKAITAINGWIYTTKGGVYGTNYLLRAFVTAIGLGCNRPQDAIYPTSMKDAAGDAYDGAHKYVIHFAKGRTPPAKGFWSLTMYNKDYFFVANPINRYSISARQDLKKNADGSIDLYLQNETPGADKESNWLPAPPDKFILMMRLYWPSEKDPSIIDGSWKLPPVKKVS; translated from the coding sequence ATGAAGACCTCGCGACGCGCCGCTCTGATCGGCGGCCTCGGACTGCTCGCCGGCGCCGCGCTGACCCGTCCAGCCCGCGCCGAGTTCGGCGAGCTGGGAACCCTCGGCGAGGGCCTCGAGGATTTCTGGCTGGCGACCGACGCCTATATCTTCGGCTATCCGCTCGTGACCATGGAGATGACCCGGCGTGTCCTCACCAATGTGGCGGCGCCCGAGGGAACCCATGCGCCGATGGGCCAGATCATCAAGCTGCGCGAATATCCGGATGCGAGCTTCAAGGACGTAACAGCGCCCAACGCCGACACGCTCTACACCACCGCCTTCTTCGATGTCGGCCAGGAACCCTGGGTGCTCAGCATCCCCGACATGAAGGGCCGCTATGCGCTGATGCCGATGCTGGACGGCTGGACCAACGTGTTCCAGGTGCCCGGCAAGCGGACCACGGGAACGGGTGCGCAGACCTATGCCATCACCGGCCCGGGCTGGTCGGGCACGCTGCCGGCCGGCGTCAAGCAATACAAGTCGCCGACCGATATCGTCTGGCTGCTCGGCCGGATCTATTGCACCGGCACGCCGGAAGATTACGCCGCCGTGCATGCGCTCCAGGACGAGTTCAAGCTGGTGCCGCTGAGTTCCTACGGGAAGGACTACACGCCGCCGGTAGGAACCGTCGATCCCTCGATCGACATGAAGACGGCCGTGCGCGAGCAGGTCAACGCAATGGATGCCGACGCCTACTTCACGCTGCTGGCGCAATTGATGAAGCGCAATCCGCCGGCCGCGGCGGACGCGGCCGAGGTCGCCCGCTACGCCAGGATCGGCCTCGTCCCCGGCCAGGACTTCGATCCCGGCAAGCTCGATGCGGATTTCAAGAAGCGCATCCCCACGATCGCCTTCGACCGCATCATGCTCCAGTTCAAGGTCAACAAGGCCATCACCGCGATCAATGGCTGGATCTATACGACCAAAGGCGGGGTTTACGGCACGAACTATCTGCTGCGGGCCTTCGTCACCGCGATCGGGCTGGGCTGCAACCGGCCGCAGGATGCGATTTATCCGACCTCGATGAAGGACGCGGCGGGCGACGCCTATGACGGCGCCCATAAATACGTGATCCATTTCGCCAAGGGCCGGACGCCGCCGGCCAAGGGCTTCTGGTCGCTGACGATGTACAACAAGGACTATTTCTTCGTCGCCAATCCGATCAACCGCTATTCGATCAGCGCGCGGCAGGACCTGAAGAAGAATGCCGACGGATCGATCGACCTCTATCTGCAGAACGAAACGCCCGGCGCCGACAAGGAATCCAACTGGCTGCCGGCGCCGCCGGACAAGTTTATCCTGATGATGCGGCTCTATTGGCCGAGCGAGAAGGATCCCTCGATCATCGACGGCAGCTGGAAGCTGCCGCCGGTCAAGAAGGTGAGCTGA